A region of Bacillus cabrialesii DNA encodes the following proteins:
- the tsaD gene encoding tRNA (adenosine(37)-N6)-threonylcarbamoyltransferase complex transferase subunit TsaD has product MSEQKDIYVLGIETSCDETAAAIVKNGKEIISNVVASQIESHKRFGGVVPEIASRHHVEQITLVIEEAFRKAGMTYSEIDAIAVTEGPGLVGALLIGVNAAKALSFAHNIPLVGVHHIAGHIYANRLVEEIVFPALALVVSGGHTELVYMKEHGSFEVIGETLDDAAGEAYDKVARTMGLPYPGGPQIDKLAEKGNDNIPLPRAWLEEGSYNFSFSGLKSAVINTLHNASQKGQEIAPEDLSASFQNSVIDVLVTKTARAAKEYGVKQVLLAGGVAANRGLRAALQKEFAQHEGITLVIPPLALCTDNAAMIAAAGTIAFEKGIRGAYDMNGQPGLELTSYQSLTT; this is encoded by the coding sequence ATGAGTGAGCAAAAAGACATTTACGTATTAGGAATTGAAACAAGCTGTGATGAGACAGCGGCAGCTATCGTAAAAAACGGGAAAGAAATCATTTCAAACGTAGTAGCCTCTCAAATTGAAAGCCATAAGCGGTTTGGAGGCGTTGTTCCGGAAATTGCTTCAAGACATCATGTTGAGCAAATCACGTTGGTCATAGAAGAAGCTTTTCGTAAAGCCGGAATGACGTATAGTGAGATTGATGCGATTGCAGTAACTGAAGGCCCGGGACTGGTGGGAGCGCTTCTGATCGGAGTGAACGCTGCTAAAGCATTGAGCTTTGCGCATAATATTCCGTTAGTTGGCGTCCATCATATAGCCGGTCATATATACGCGAATCGTCTTGTAGAAGAGATCGTGTTTCCGGCACTGGCACTGGTCGTTTCAGGAGGCCATACGGAATTGGTTTATATGAAGGAACACGGGTCATTTGAAGTCATTGGGGAAACTCTCGATGATGCAGCAGGAGAAGCTTACGACAAAGTGGCGCGAACGATGGGACTGCCATATCCGGGTGGACCGCAAATTGACAAGCTTGCTGAAAAAGGGAATGATAATATTCCGCTTCCTCGTGCATGGCTCGAAGAAGGCTCTTACAATTTCAGCTTTAGCGGGTTGAAGTCTGCGGTGATCAATACACTTCATAATGCGTCTCAAAAAGGACAAGAGATTGCTCCGGAAGATTTGTCTGCCAGTTTCCAAAATAGCGTGATTGATGTCTTGGTGACAAAAACAGCGCGTGCGGCGAAGGAATATGGGGTCAAACAGGTCCTTTTAGCAGGAGGAGTAGCTGCCAACAGAGGTCTTAGAGCTGCGTTACAAAAGGAATTTGCCCAGCATGAAGGGATTACGCTCGTCATTCCTCCGTTAGCGTTATGTACGGATAATGCTGCGATGATCGCTGCTGCTGGTACAATTGCTTTTGAAAAGGGAATTCGCGGTGCATATGATATGAATGGCCAGCCTGGCCTTGAATTGACTTCTTATCAAAGTCTCACGACATAA
- the moaC gene encoding cyclic pyranopterin monophosphate synthase MoaC: MNGFSHFNEQGRAQMVDISEKSSTVRTAAAVSSVHMKNEVYEKIQSHDIGKGDVLAVAQVAGIMAAKQTSNIIPMCHPLSLSGVDISFDWKIKETEVILHIKAQVKTKGSTGVEMEALTSASVCALTVYDMCKALDKGMVIGPTFLLEKTGGKNGDFKRELSEYNLEDQK; encoded by the coding sequence ATGAATGGATTTTCTCATTTTAATGAACAGGGCAGAGCCCAGATGGTGGATATCAGCGAAAAATCTTCGACTGTCCGTACTGCGGCGGCTGTTTCAAGCGTACACATGAAGAATGAAGTGTACGAGAAAATACAAAGTCACGATATCGGCAAAGGAGATGTACTGGCTGTTGCCCAGGTGGCAGGCATTATGGCCGCAAAACAAACGTCCAATATCATTCCGATGTGCCATCCGCTTTCATTGAGCGGGGTAGATATATCGTTTGACTGGAAAATAAAAGAAACAGAAGTTATACTTCATATAAAAGCACAGGTCAAAACGAAAGGGAGTACAGGTGTGGAAATGGAAGCGCTCACTTCCGCATCTGTATGCGCTCTTACCGTTTACGATATGTGCAAGGCCCTTGATAAAGGAATGGTCATCGGCCCTACTTTCTTGCTGGAGAAGACAGGCGGGAAAAACGGTGACTTTAAAAGAGAACTATCCGAGTATAATTTGGAGGACCAAAAATGA
- the thiL gene encoding thiamine-phosphate kinase, which translates to MDEFDLIHSITPRTIHHSSVDVGIGDDAALYTAKHGVQEIVCVDTMVEDVHFKLLYSSPEDIGYKALAVNISDIAAMGGIPKFYLVSIAVPPKWTESEIKAMYEGMNELAKLYHMDLIGGDTVSISDKLVVTVTVIGEVEKGRACLRSLARPNDIVFVTGEIGSSAAGLSLLLEETHPQTSAIDTDYFIHRHKRPEPRVSVGRLCSSFKRTALNDISDGLASELNEIAEASCVSIEIDESMLPVHSHLSKLHPTWRKWALFGGEDFELTGTVSKGDWEVLKQECETRQLPITKIGHVREKTESNVILKTDDGSRILEKKGYNHFK; encoded by the coding sequence ATGGATGAATTTGATTTGATACATAGCATTACTCCGCGGACCATTCACCATTCTTCCGTTGATGTAGGAATAGGTGATGATGCAGCGCTCTACACTGCAAAACACGGCGTTCAGGAAATTGTTTGTGTTGATACTATGGTAGAAGATGTGCACTTTAAATTACTCTATTCCTCACCTGAAGATATCGGGTATAAGGCGTTAGCCGTTAATATAAGTGATATTGCCGCGATGGGAGGCATTCCTAAATTTTATTTAGTATCAATTGCGGTACCTCCCAAATGGACGGAATCCGAAATCAAGGCGATGTATGAAGGAATGAATGAACTGGCGAAACTATATCATATGGATCTAATTGGCGGCGATACAGTCTCTATCTCTGACAAATTAGTCGTTACAGTCACTGTGATCGGTGAAGTTGAAAAGGGACGGGCCTGTTTGCGCAGCTTGGCAAGACCGAATGATATTGTGTTTGTAACCGGTGAAATTGGTTCATCTGCAGCAGGACTTTCTTTATTATTGGAGGAAACTCATCCTCAAACCTCAGCTATTGACACGGATTACTTTATTCACAGGCATAAACGGCCTGAGCCAAGAGTAAGCGTCGGCAGATTATGCTCGAGTTTTAAGCGGACAGCTTTAAATGATATCAGTGACGGATTAGCTAGTGAACTAAATGAGATTGCGGAAGCCAGCTGTGTTTCAATTGAAATTGATGAAAGCATGCTTCCAGTCCATTCTCACTTGTCTAAGCTTCATCCTACCTGGAGAAAATGGGCTTTGTTTGGCGGGGAGGATTTTGAGCTGACGGGGACGGTTTCGAAGGGGGATTGGGAAGTGTTGAAGCAGGAGTGTGAAACGCGTCAACTGCCCATTACAAAGATTGGCCATGTCAGAGAAAAAACAGAATCCAACGTGATTTTAAAAACTGATGACGGATCAAGGATTTTAGAGAAAAAAGGATATAATCATTTTAAATAA
- a CDS encoding CPBP family intramembrane glutamic endopeptidase encodes MRKQYWFIILTYILMQFSALIGIPLLFKFGYAGGQPTKENMLHAQGLWSVISFIACLVVVLLILRTVPKETLRNGQKDSVGLSILWAIAGFFIALFSQGIAGSIEYYVFGIGRESENTQAILDVIQAVPLMIMVSSVVGPILEEIIFRKIIFGTLYEKTNFFFAGLISSVIFGIVHADLKHLLLYTAMGFTFAFLYARTKRIWVPIFAHVMMNTFVVIMQLEPVQKYLEQQSTQMQLIIGGLFL; translated from the coding sequence TTGAGAAAACAGTATTGGTTTATTATTTTGACATATATCCTTATGCAGTTTTCTGCATTAATCGGGATTCCCTTGTTATTTAAATTCGGTTATGCCGGAGGACAGCCTACAAAGGAGAATATGCTGCACGCGCAAGGATTATGGTCTGTTATCAGCTTTATCGCCTGTCTCGTTGTCGTTCTGCTCATTCTGAGGACTGTTCCGAAAGAAACGCTGCGAAACGGACAGAAAGACTCAGTCGGACTTTCTATCCTGTGGGCGATAGCCGGTTTTTTCATTGCCCTTTTCTCTCAAGGAATAGCAGGCTCTATTGAATATTATGTATTTGGCATCGGAAGAGAATCAGAAAATACACAAGCGATTCTGGATGTCATTCAGGCAGTCCCGCTCATGATTATGGTTTCTTCTGTCGTCGGGCCTATATTAGAAGAAATCATCTTCAGAAAAATCATTTTCGGCACGCTGTACGAAAAAACGAATTTCTTTTTCGCCGGACTGATCAGCTCGGTTATTTTCGGTATTGTTCACGCTGATTTGAAGCATCTTCTTCTTTATACAGCAATGGGCTTTACCTTTGCCTTCTTGTATGCGAGAACAAAACGGATATGGGTGCCGATATTCGCCCATGTCATGATGAATACATTTGTCGTCATCATGCAGCTTGAGCCTGTTCAGAAGTACCTTGAACAGCAGAGCACACAAATGCAATTGATTATTGGAGGATTATTTTTATGA
- the groES gene encoding co-chaperone GroES, with the protein MLKPLGDRVVIELVESEEKTASGIVLPDSAKEKPQEGKIVAAGSGRVLESGERVALEVKEGDRIIFSKYAGTEVKYEGTEYLILRESDILAVIG; encoded by the coding sequence TTGTTAAAGCCATTAGGTGATCGCGTTGTCATTGAACTCGTAGAATCTGAAGAAAAAACTGCCAGCGGAATTGTGTTGCCGGATTCTGCAAAAGAAAAACCGCAAGAAGGCAAAATCGTGGCAGCTGGTTCAGGTCGCGTGTTAGAAAGCGGAGAGCGCGTTGCTTTAGAAGTAAAAGAGGGCGACCGCATTATCTTCTCAAAATACGCAGGTACTGAAGTGAAATACGAAGGTACTGAATACTTAATCTTACGTGAAAGCGATATTTTAGCTGTTATCGGCTAA
- the tatAY gene encoding sec-independent protein translocase protein TatAY, producing the protein MPIGPGSLAVIAIVALIIFGPKKLPELGKAAGDTLREFKNATKGLTSDEEEKKKEDQ; encoded by the coding sequence ATGCCGATCGGTCCTGGAAGCCTTGCTGTTATCGCAATCGTTGCTCTGATTATCTTCGGTCCCAAAAAGCTGCCTGAGTTGGGGAAAGCTGCGGGAGACACACTTCGTGAATTCAAAAACGCTACTAAAGGATTAACGAGTGACGAAGAGGAAAAAAAGAAAGAAGATCAGTAA
- a CDS encoding redox-sensing transcriptional repressor Rex yields the protein MNKDQSKIPQATAKRLPLYYRFLKNLHASGKQRVSSAELSDAVKVDSATIRRDFSYFGALGKKGYGYNVDYLLSFFRKTLDQDEMTDVILIGVGNLGTAFLHYNFTKNNNTKISMAFDINESKIGTEVGGVPVYNLDDLEQHVKNESVAILTVPAVAAQSITDRLVALGIKGILNFTPARLNVPEHIRIHHIDLAVELQSLVYFLKHYSVLEEIE from the coding sequence ATGAATAAGGATCAATCAAAAATTCCGCAGGCGACGGCAAAACGGCTGCCGCTTTACTATCGCTTTTTAAAGAATCTGCATGCGTCAGGAAAACAGCGTGTTTCATCCGCTGAACTCAGTGATGCCGTAAAGGTTGATTCTGCCACGATTCGCAGGGATTTTTCCTATTTTGGAGCTCTTGGCAAAAAAGGATATGGATATAATGTGGATTATTTGCTGTCATTTTTCCGAAAAACGCTTGATCAGGATGAGATGACAGATGTTATCTTGATTGGTGTGGGGAACTTGGGAACGGCATTTCTTCACTATAATTTCACAAAAAATAATAACACAAAAATTTCTATGGCTTTTGATATAAATGAGAGTAAAATAGGAACTGAGGTAGGCGGCGTGCCCGTCTATAACCTTGATGACCTTGAACAACACGTGAAAAATGAATCAGTTGCCATTCTTACAGTGCCAGCAGTTGCCGCTCAATCGATTACAGACAGATTGGTCGCGTTAGGAATCAAGGGAATTCTTAATTTTACGCCGGCCCGTTTGAATGTGCCGGAACACATTCGAATTCATCATATAGATTTAGCTGTAGAGCTTCAGTCACTGGTTTATTTCTTGAAGCATTATTCAGTTTTAGAGGAAATCGAATAG
- the tsaE gene encoding tRNA (adenosine(37)-N6)-threonylcarbamoyltransferase complex ATPase subunit type 1 TsaE: MKQLKWRTVNPEETKAIAKLTASFAKPGDVLTLEGDLGAGKTTFTKGFAEGLGITRVVNSPTFTIIKEYNDGALPLYHMDVYRMEDESEDLGLDEYFHGQGVCLVEWAHLIEEQLPEERLQIVIKRAGDDEREMTFTAVGDRYEMLCEEISRHDNISN, from the coding sequence GTGAAGCAATTAAAGTGGAGAACTGTAAATCCTGAAGAAACAAAGGCGATTGCTAAACTGACGGCATCGTTTGCTAAACCGGGAGATGTCCTGACATTAGAGGGCGATTTAGGAGCCGGAAAAACGACTTTTACGAAAGGTTTTGCGGAAGGACTTGGAATTACACGTGTTGTAAACAGTCCGACTTTTACAATTATAAAAGAATATAACGATGGTGCACTTCCTCTTTATCATATGGATGTGTATAGAATGGAAGACGAAAGTGAAGATTTGGGACTTGATGAATATTTCCACGGACAAGGTGTCTGTCTCGTTGAATGGGCCCATTTAATTGAAGAACAGCTGCCGGAGGAGCGTCTGCAAATTGTCATCAAAAGAGCCGGTGATGATGAGCGGGAAATGACCTTTACTGCTGTTGGGGATCGGTATGAAATGCTTTGTGAGGAGATAAGTAGACATGACAATATTAGCAATTGA
- a CDS encoding ABC-F family ATP-binding cassette domain-containing protein produces the protein MMILQINQLSKSFGADTILNNIKLEVRNRDRVAIVGRNGAGKSTLLKIIAGQLSYEKGEIIKPKDITMGYLAQHTGLDSKLTIKEELLTVFDHLKAMEKEMRTMEEKMAAADPSELESIMKTYDRLQQEFRDQGGYQYEADVRSVLHGLGFSHFDDSTQVQSLSGGQKTRLALGKLLLTQPDLLILDEPTNHLDIDTLTWLEHYLQGYSGAILIVSHDRYFLDKVVNQVYEVSRAESKKYHGNYSAYLDQKAAQYEKDIKMYEKQQDEIAKLQDFVDRNLARASTTKRAQSRRKQLERMEVMSKPLGDEKSANFHFNITKQSGNEVLRVQDLTISYENQPPLLTEVSFMLTRGESAALVGPNGIGKSTLLKTLMDALKPDQGTISYGSNVSVGYYDQEQAELTSSKRVLDELWDEYPGLPEKEIRTCLGNFLFSGDDVLKPVHSLSGGEKARLALAKLMLQKANFLILDEPTNHLDLDSKEVLENALIDYPGTLLFVSHDRYFINRIATRVLELSPNHIEEYLGDYDYYTEKKIEQLELEKMNQQEAAEKTPAAVKSDSKRSYEEEKEWKKKERQRLRRIEEIEAAVQTIEENISHNDELLCDPEVYQDHEKVQAIHADNEKLNQELESLLSEWEELSTEEA, from the coding sequence ATGATGATCTTACAAATTAATCAGCTGTCCAAATCATTTGGCGCTGATACTATTTTAAACAATATAAAGCTGGAAGTCAGAAATCGCGATCGCGTCGCCATTGTAGGAAGAAATGGCGCGGGAAAATCCACGCTGCTTAAAATTATCGCAGGCCAGCTTTCGTACGAAAAGGGCGAAATCATTAAACCAAAAGATATCACAATGGGATATCTCGCCCAGCATACGGGCTTGGATTCTAAGCTTACCATAAAAGAAGAGCTGCTGACTGTTTTTGACCACTTAAAAGCAATGGAAAAGGAAATGCGGACTATGGAAGAAAAAATGGCGGCAGCTGACCCGAGTGAGTTGGAAAGCATCATGAAAACCTATGACCGGCTTCAGCAGGAATTCAGAGATCAAGGCGGTTATCAATATGAAGCGGATGTCAGATCTGTGCTGCACGGCCTCGGCTTCAGCCATTTTGACGATTCAACACAGGTGCAAAGCCTCAGCGGAGGGCAGAAAACAAGACTCGCCCTTGGTAAGCTACTGTTAACACAGCCTGATTTGCTCATTCTCGATGAGCCGACAAACCATCTTGATATTGATACGCTAACCTGGCTTGAACATTATTTGCAAGGCTATTCAGGCGCTATTCTCATCGTTTCGCATGACCGCTACTTTTTGGACAAAGTGGTAAACCAAGTATACGAGGTATCAAGAGCGGAAAGCAAAAAGTATCACGGCAACTACAGCGCTTATCTCGACCAAAAAGCCGCGCAGTATGAGAAAGATATTAAAATGTATGAAAAGCAGCAGGATGAAATCGCAAAGCTTCAGGACTTCGTAGACCGAAATCTGGCGAGAGCTTCTACCACAAAAAGAGCGCAAAGCCGCCGAAAGCAGCTTGAGCGCATGGAAGTCATGTCAAAACCGCTAGGCGATGAAAAATCGGCAAACTTTCATTTTAATATTACAAAACAGAGCGGAAATGAAGTCCTGCGTGTTCAGGATCTCACAATCAGCTATGAAAACCAGCCGCCGCTTTTAACAGAAGTGTCGTTCATGCTCACAAGAGGAGAAAGCGCTGCCCTTGTCGGCCCTAACGGTATCGGCAAATCAACATTGCTGAAAACATTAATGGACGCCCTTAAGCCAGATCAAGGAACCATCTCGTACGGCTCAAATGTCAGTGTCGGCTACTATGATCAGGAGCAGGCTGAACTGACTTCCTCTAAACGTGTCCTTGACGAGCTGTGGGATGAGTACCCCGGGCTTCCTGAGAAAGAAATCAGAACTTGTCTTGGAAATTTCTTATTCTCCGGAGATGATGTACTAAAACCCGTCCATTCACTGAGCGGAGGAGAAAAAGCTAGGCTGGCCCTTGCTAAGCTGATGCTTCAAAAAGCCAATTTTCTCATCCTTGATGAACCGACGAACCATCTGGACTTAGACAGCAAAGAAGTTCTCGAAAACGCGCTGATTGATTATCCAGGCACACTGTTATTTGTCTCACATGACAGATATTTTATTAACAGAATCGCAACAAGAGTATTGGAGCTTTCTCCAAACCATATAGAGGAGTATCTGGGAGATTACGATTATTATACCGAGAAAAAAATTGAGCAGCTTGAACTGGAGAAAATGAATCAGCAAGAAGCAGCAGAAAAAACACCAGCTGCAGTGAAGTCTGACTCAAAGCGTTCATATGAAGAAGAAAAAGAATGGAAAAAGAAAGAACGCCAACGGCTCCGGCGGATTGAAGAAATTGAAGCCGCTGTTCAAACCATTGAAGAAAACATCAGTCACAACGATGAATTACTCTGTGATCCGGAAGTCTATCAAGACCATGAAAAGGTACAAGCCATCCATGCAGACAACGAGAAACTCAATCAGGAGCTGGAATCTCTTTTGTCCGAATGGGAAGAACTATCCACAGAAGAAGCTTAA
- the tatC gene encoding twin-arginine translocase subunit TatC has product MTRMKVNQMSLLEHIAELRKRLLIVALAFVVFFIAGFFLAKPIIVYLQETDEAKQLTLNAFNLTDPLYVFMQFAFIIGIVLTSPVILYQLWAFVSPGLYEKERKVTLSYIPISILLFLAGLSFSYYILFPFVVDFMKRISQDLNVNQVIGINEYFHFLLQLTIPFGLLFQMPVILMFLTRLGIVTPMFLAKIRKYAYFTLLVIAALITPPELLSHMMVTVPLLILYEISILISKAAYRKAQKSSAADQDVSSGQ; this is encoded by the coding sequence ATGACACGAATGAAAGTGAATCAAATGTCGCTGCTGGAGCATATTGCTGAGCTTCGAAAACGGTTGCTGATTGTGGCGCTGGCGTTTGTCGTTTTCTTTATCGCTGGATTCTTTTTAGCGAAGCCGATTATTGTGTATCTGCAAGAGACAGATGAAGCGAAGCAGCTTACGCTAAACGCGTTTAATCTGACAGACCCGCTTTATGTGTTTATGCAGTTTGCGTTTATCATCGGCATTGTCCTGACTTCGCCGGTTATTCTTTATCAGCTTTGGGCTTTTGTGAGCCCGGGCCTCTACGAGAAAGAGCGCAAAGTAACGCTCAGCTACATTCCGATCTCTATTTTGCTGTTTTTAGCGGGCTTATCTTTTTCATATTATATTTTATTTCCTTTTGTTGTTGATTTTATGAAGCGGATCTCACAGGACTTGAATGTCAATCAGGTGATCGGAATTAATGAGTATTTTCATTTTCTTCTGCAGCTGACGATCCCGTTTGGACTGCTGTTTCAAATGCCGGTCATCCTCATGTTTTTGACCAGGCTTGGAATTGTGACACCGATGTTCTTAGCGAAAATCAGAAAGTATGCGTACTTTACGCTGCTTGTGATCGCTGCCCTGATTACTCCGCCTGAGCTTTTGTCTCATATGATGGTGACTGTTCCGCTTTTGATTTTATATGAAATCAGTATTCTTATATCGAAGGCCGCTTATCGGAAGGCGCAGAAAAGCAGTGCTGCCGATCAGGACGTGTCTTCGGGGCAATAA
- the tsaB gene encoding tRNA (adenosine(37)-N6)-threonylcarbamoyltransferase complex dimerization subunit type 1 TsaB — protein sequence MTILAIDTSNYTLGIALLREETVIAEHITYLKKNHSVRAMPAVHSLLNDCDMTPQDLSKIVVAKGPGSYTGVRIGVTLAKTLAWSLHIPIAAVSSLETLAANGRHFDGLISPIFDARRGQVYTGLYEYKNGLLEQVVSDQNVMLAEWLEMLKEKDRPVLFLGHDTSIHKQMIGDVLGTKGIIGAAAQHNPRPSELAFLGADKEAEDVHRLVPDYLRLAEAEAKWIESQK from the coding sequence ATGACAATATTAGCAATTGACACATCTAATTATACGTTGGGCATTGCGCTGCTTAGAGAAGAAACTGTCATAGCAGAACACATTACATATTTGAAAAAGAACCACTCTGTAAGAGCGATGCCTGCTGTTCATTCATTGCTGAATGATTGTGATATGACACCGCAGGATCTGTCTAAAATTGTCGTTGCAAAAGGCCCGGGTTCATATACAGGAGTAAGAATCGGTGTGACGCTCGCCAAAACCCTTGCCTGGTCTTTACACATTCCGATTGCTGCTGTATCAAGTCTTGAGACGCTTGCGGCAAATGGACGGCATTTTGACGGTCTGATCAGCCCAATCTTTGATGCAAGACGGGGACAGGTTTATACAGGCCTGTATGAATACAAAAACGGGCTTTTGGAGCAAGTGGTTTCAGATCAAAATGTGATGCTGGCCGAATGGCTGGAGATGCTAAAAGAAAAGGATCGTCCTGTTTTGTTTTTAGGTCATGATACCTCTATTCACAAGCAGATGATAGGGGATGTGCTTGGAACTAAAGGGATCATTGGAGCTGCTGCTCAGCATAACCCGCGTCCTTCGGAATTGGCTTTTTTAGGTGCGGATAAGGAAGCAGAAGACGTTCACAGGCTTGTCCCGGATTACTTGCGGCTGGCAGAAGCTGAAGCGAAATGGATTGAAAGTCAAAAGTAG
- a CDS encoding YdiK family protein, with amino-acid sequence MRNPVVWGMIYFAVGCIFTYLAASSPGSMWSFYSILLMVFAAYNISISFKMFAFSFKIKKNQK; translated from the coding sequence ATGAGAAACCCGGTAGTTTGGGGAATGATCTATTTTGCCGTAGGGTGCATCTTTACTTATCTTGCCGCAAGCTCGCCAGGCAGCATGTGGTCATTTTACTCCATCCTTCTGATGGTGTTCGCCGCTTACAACATCAGCATTTCTTTTAAGATGTTCGCCTTTTCTTTTAAAATCAAAAAGAACCAGAAATAA
- the rimI gene encoding ribosomal protein S18-alanine N-acetyltransferase, with protein sequence MKTKAAVRNMRLDDIDHVYEIETSSFTSPWTKDSFYHELLENPYAHYLVIEKDGHVAGYCGIWIVLDDAQITNIAIKPEYRGQSLGETLFRSAVELCKEKDARRLSLEVRVSNHPAQGLYKKFGMQPGGIRKNYYTDNGEDALIMWVTINE encoded by the coding sequence ATGAAAACAAAAGCAGCGGTCAGAAACATGCGGCTTGATGATATTGATCACGTATACGAAATTGAAACATCCTCCTTTACGTCTCCTTGGACGAAGGATTCGTTTTATCATGAGCTGCTGGAAAATCCGTATGCTCATTATCTTGTGATTGAAAAAGACGGCCATGTTGCTGGGTATTGCGGAATTTGGATTGTGCTGGACGACGCACAAATTACAAATATAGCAATAAAACCGGAGTATCGCGGCCAGTCCTTAGGAGAAACGCTTTTTCGCTCAGCGGTTGAACTGTGCAAGGAAAAAGACGCAAGACGGCTTTCGCTTGAAGTGAGGGTTTCGAATCATCCTGCTCAAGGCTTATATAAAAAGTTCGGGATGCAGCCCGGCGGAATAAGAAAGAACTATTATACTGATAACGGGGAAGATGCGTTAATTATGTGGGTGACGATAAATGAGTGA